The genome window AAATCCTCGAACCGGTGGCGCTGACCAAGGCCGCGCCCAACCTGCCGCCGGGATTGCTGAAGGCGATGCGTGCGCGGATCGCCGATGCGCTGCCCGGCGCCCTCGACAACGGCGCGACCCTCGACCGTCTGGAAGAGGAGATGCATGTCGACCTGCTCGGCTACTGCGGCAATCAGGCGCTGATGCAGGCGATCGTGCAGCCGCAGTCGCTGCTGGTGGCGCACCGCTTCCTGTATCGCTGGACGCCGCGGATGTTCGGCGACGAGCCGTTTCTCGCCGAACACGTGGAGATTTTCGATCTCCTCGAAGCGGGCCGGGCGAAGGCGGCGGCGGTGGCGTTGGAAGCCCACCTCAGGGTTGCGCGCGCCCGCGCCACCGCCCGCGTCGATCTGGTGCGCGAGGCATTCGCTGTCGAGGATCTGCCCTACCTCGAACGGGTGCGAAGCGTCTGACGGATCAGAAGGTTTCGCCGGGCGTCGCGCCCGGCCGCAGCCGGGCGTCGGCCTCGGCGAACGGCATCGGCCGCCCGAAGTGATAGCCCTGGAGTTCGTCGCAACCGATCTGCGCGAGGTGCTCCGCCACTTCGGCGGTCTCCACGCCCTCGGCGGTGGTCTTCAGCCCCTTGGCGCTGGCGAGGTCGAGGATCGCGCGCACGATCGCCGCGTCGCCGGGGGAAGCGAGAACGCTCCGGACGAAGCTCTGGTCGATCTTGATGCGGTCGAACACCGCTTCGTTGAGGCGGCCGATGGACGAGAATCCGGTGCCGAAGTCGTCGAGCGCGAAGCGCACGCCGAGCGCCCGCAGCGCCGCGACGGTGTCCGCGCCGTGGCCGCTGGGGTCGAGCCATGCGGTCTCGGTGATCTCGATTTCGAGGGTCTCCGGCGGCAGACCGGTGCGCTGCAGAACATCGGCGACGGTGGCGGGAAATTCCACGTCGCGGAGCTGCACCGCCGAGACGTTGACGGCGACCGTGGCGATCCGCCACTTCGCGGCGGCACGGCAGGCGGCGTCCAGCACCAGCGCGCCGATGTCCCGGATCAGCCCCGAGGCTTCGGCGACCGGGATGAACTCGGCGGGCGGGATCGGCCCGTGCTCCGGATGCCGCCAGCGCGCGAGCGCCTCGACCCCGACACCGCGTGCGTGGCCGCGTCGACGATCGGCTGGTAGTGGACCTCGAACTGTTCCGGCGCGGCGAGCGCGCGGCGGAGGTCGCGGTCGAGCGCGGCGCGGCGGCGCATCTCCGCATCGAGAACGGTGTCGTAGACCGCCACCCGGCCGCGACCCGCCGCCTTCGCCTGATAGAGCGCGACGTCGGCCTTGCGGAACAGCTCGCTGCCGTCGGTGCCCGCCTCGGCGAACGGCGCCACGCCCACCGACGCGCCGACGAACGCGTGCACGCCGCCGATCAGCACCGGCGCGGCGAGGGCAGCCACGATCGCCTCCGCCATCGCGACCGCCTCGCGCACCCGGCGGCCGCCGACGATCGCCACGAATTCGTCGCCGCCGATGCGGAACGCGTCGTCGCCGCAGATCGCCTCGATCCGCTCGGCGGCGGCGCGCACCACCAGATCGCCGACGGTGTGGCCGAGGGTGTCGTTGACGACCTTGAAGTGGTCGAGGTCGACGTAGAGCAGCGCACCCATGCCTTGCGCCGCCGCGAGCGCGGCGCCGAGACGGCGGTCGAGGGCATTGCGGTTGGGCAACCCGGTGAGGGTATCGTGGTGGGCGAGGTGGTGGATGCGCTCGGCCGCCTCCCGCTCGGCGATCGCGCGGCGGTGCGACGACAGCAGCGCCGCCGCCACCGCCAGCACCAGCAGTCCGAGGCCGCCTGCGGCGATGGGGGCGACGTCGGCGAAAACCCGGGTGCCGGGGCTGAACGGACGCCAGACGAAATAGCCGATTCCCCGCCCGGCGGCGTTGCGGATCGGAAACGCTTCGCGCCCCGAATGCGGCGTCAGCACCGGGGTGTAGACGAGGTCGTCGAACAGGTAGCGCGATGCAAGCTCCTGGAGGAAATCGCCGTCGAGGTGGCGCACCGCGACGTGGAGATATTCGGTGCCGGGGGTCTGGGCGATCTCGCCGGTATCCGAAACGATCGGCTTGACGCTGATCACCGCGGGTCGGCCCGCGTCGAAGCCGATGTCGGATTCCCCAAGGCTCAGCGTGCGGGCGGAGATGCCCTCGTCGTTGCCGTCGCGCAGCCGTTGGCGGAGCCGCGCCGCGAGGGGTTCGGCGACGTCGCGCACGTGCGCCCAGGTGGCGAGCGGTGCGACGCCGCCATCCTCGTAGGCGTAAACCGGCACGTTGGTGGAATCGAGGATATAGGCGCCGTCGTGGCCGAAGTAGGTGTGCATCCAGGTGCCGAGGTTGGCGTCGATCCACTTCGGCTCGGCGAGGTTGCGCATCGCCAGCACCGCGTCGTCCCACACCGTGACCGATTCCTGGTCGTGGGCGACGGCGTCGCGAAGGTTTTCCACCACCACCGACATCAGCGCGGTCTGCCGGTCGACCGCGGCGCGGTCGGTGGTCGTCACCGACCATTCGAGCGCGATGAACCCGCCCGCCGCGAGCGCGAAAGCGCCGCACAGAACCGGCAACGCGGTCCTGAAAAGGAACCGCCGACCGGAATAGAACCTGGTGCGTTCCGACATCGATGCCGTCCGCGGCTTGGGTCCGTCGGGCCGGAAGCGCGCCGGACCGGCGCTTTCCCCCATGCCTGAGTGTGCGCGGAAACCACGAAGGCGGCAAGCGCCGCTGCGCGCGTTTCGGGAAGCGGGCGAGGCTCCGAAATGCGAAAACCCACCGCTTTAGGCGGTGGGTTTCCATGGTGGAGCTGAGGGGAATCGAACCCCTGACCTCCGCAGTGCGATTGCGGCGCTCTCCCATCTGAGCTACAGCCCCGTGAGGCGAGGCCGGGATAATGCTCAGATGTTTCCGCCGTGTCAAGCGCTTCGTGCAGCCCTTGCGCGGGCGGGGTGCAGAGGCTACCTTCCGCCTAGGCAACCCCTTCAATCGAGAGCCGGAATCTCATGGACATAATCCTCGGCCCGCTGATCCTGGTGATCCAGATCGCGCTCAATATCCTGGTCTGGATGGTGATCGTTCAGGCGGTGATGAGCTGGCTTGTGGCGTTCGGCGTGATCAACACCCGCAACCGCTTCGTCTATCTCGTCGGCGATTTCCTCTACCGCGTCACCGAGCCGCTGCTGCGGCCGATCCGGTCGGTGCTGCCGGATCTCGGCGGCATCGACCTGAGCCCGGTGGTGCTGCTGCTGGCGATCGTGTTCGTGCAGAACGTGCTCGGCCGCGTCGCCCTGCGTTACGTCGGCTTCTGATGCCCGGCGCGGCGGCCGAGGCGGTGGCGGGCGGCGTGCGCGTCGCCGTTCGTCTCACCCCCAAGGGCCGCCGCGACGCGATCGAGGGCCTTGCCGCCACCGCCGACGGCGGCAGCGAGATCCGCGCCACGGTCACCGCGGTGCCGGAGGACGGCAAGGCCAACCGCGCCCTGATCAAGCTGCTTGCGAAAGCCTGGGGCGTGCCCAAGAGCGCGATCGCGATCGTCGCCGGGGCCGCCGACCGCCACAAGATTCTATCGCTCGCGGGCGATCCCGAGCGTATCCTGCCGCGCATCGCCGCATCGCTGGCCGAGACCCGAGGACACCCATGACCACCGCCAAGATCATCGACGGCAAGGCCGTCGCCGCCCAGATCCGCGAAGAGATCGCGCAGCAGGTCGCCGCGCTCAAGCGCGAGCGCCCGGTGCCGCCGGGCCTCGCGGTGATCCTGGTCGGCGACGATCCGGCGAGCCAGGTCTACGTCCGCTCCAAGGAGCGTCAGGCGCAGGAGGCGGGCTTCAAGTCGGTGGCCTACCGCCGCCCGGCGGACATCTCCGAGGAACAGCTCATCACCCTGATCGAGGGTCTCAACGAGGACACCACGATCGACGGCATCCTGGTGCAGCTGCCGCTGCCGCCGCACATCGACGAGGCGGTGGTGATCAACGCGATCTCGCCCGAGAAGGACGTCGACGGCTTCCATCCGATCAACGTCGGCCGCCTGATGACCGGCGAGCCGTCGCTGCTGCCGTGCACGCCGTTCGGCTGCATCGTCCTGCTGAAGCGCACCCTCGGCGATCTCGCCGGGCTCGACGCGGTGGTGGTGGGGCGCTCCAACATCGTCGGCAAGCCGATGGCGGCGCTCCTGCTGCGCGAGAACTGCACGGTCACGGTGGCGCATTCGCGCACCCGCAACCTGCCCGAGGTCTGCCGCCGCGCCGATATTCTCGTCGCCGCCGTGGGGCGGCCCGGCTTCGTCAAGGCGGAGTGGATCAAGCCCGGCGCGACGGTGATCGACGTCGGCATCAACCGCGTGCCGACCGCCGACGGCGGCTCGCGCCTGGTC of uncultured Alphaproteobacteria bacterium contains these proteins:
- a CDS encoding Uncharacterized signaling protein CC_0091 (fragment), coding for MLDAACRAAAKWRIATVAVNVSAVQLRDVEFPATVADVLQRTGLPPETLEIEITETAWLDPSGHGADTVAALRALGVRFALDDFGTGFSSIGRLNEAVFDRIKIDQSFVRSVLASPGDAAIVRAILDLASAKGLKTTAEGVETAEVAEHLAQIGCDELQGYHFGRPMPFAEADARLRPGATPGETF
- a CDS encoding Diguanylate cyclase/phosphodiesterase (fragment), whose translation is MSERTRFYSGRRFLFRTALPVLCGAFALAAGGFIALEWSVTTTDRAAVDRQTALMSVVVENLRDAVAHDQESVTVWDDAVLAMRNLAEPKWIDANLGTWMHTYFGHDGAYILDSTNVPVYAYEDGGVAPLATWAHVRDVAEPLAARLRQRLRDGNDEGISARTLSLGESDIGFDAGRPAVISVKPIVSDTGEIAQTPGTEYLHVAVRHLDGDFLQELASRYLFDDLVYTPVLTPHSGREAFPIRNAAGRGIGYFVWRPFSPGTRVFADVAPIAAGGLGLLVLAVAAALLSSHRRAIAEREAAERIHHLAHHDTLTGLPNRNALDRRLGAALAAAQGMGALLYVDLDHFKVVNDTLGHTVGDLVVRAAAERIEAICGDDAFRIGGDEFVAIVGGRRVREAVAMAEAIVAALAAPVLIGGVHAFVGASVGVAPFAEAGTDGSELFRKADVALYQAKAAGRGRVAVYDTVLDAEMRRRAALDRDLRRALAAPEQFEVHYQPIVDAATHAVSGSRRSRAGGIRSTGRSRPPSSSRSPKPRG
- a CDS encoding conserved hypothetical protein (Evidence 4 : Homologs of previously reported genes of unknown function); translated protein: MDIILGPLILVIQIALNILVWMVIVQAVMSWLVAFGVINTRNRFVYLVGDFLYRVTEPLLRPIRSVLPDLGGIDLSPVVLLLAIVFVQNVLGRVALRYVGF
- a CDS encoding conserved hypothetical protein (Evidence 4 : Homologs of previously reported genes of unknown function), encoding MPGAAAEAVAGGVRVAVRLTPKGRRDAIEGLAATADGGSEIRATVTAVPEDGKANRALIKLLAKAWGVPKSAIAIVAGAADRHKILSLAGDPERILPRIAASLAETRGHP
- the folD gene encoding bifunctional 5,10-methylene-tetrahydrofolate dehydrogenase and 5,10-methylene-tetrahydrofolate cyclohydrolase (Evidence 2a : Function of homologous gene experimentally demonstrated in an other organism; Product type e : enzyme), translating into MTTAKIIDGKAVAAQIREEIAQQVAALKRERPVPPGLAVILVGDDPASQVYVRSKERQAQEAGFKSVAYRRPADISEEQLITLIEGLNEDTTIDGILVQLPLPPHIDEAVVINAISPEKDVDGFHPINVGRLMTGEPSLLPCTPFGCIVLLKRTLGDLAGLDAVVVGRSNIVGKPMAALLLRENCTVTVAHSRTRNLPEVCRRADILVAAVGRPGFVKAEWIKPGATVIDVGINRVPTADGGSRLVGDVDFAAAAEVAGAITPVPGGVGPMTIAMLLRNTLESYCRSSRLACPLP